The genome window TGCCCATCATCGAGACTCTCGAGGCGCGCTGGATGCGGGCGTGGGCGAGCGGCGACATGAAGACGCTGAAGGCTCTCACCGCGCGCAACTTCCGCCTGGTGATGGGCTCGCGCCCCGCGGCGATCCTCGATTCGCCGAGCTGGCTCGAGGCGGCGCGCGACCGCTTCCTGTGCGATTCCTACCGCTTCGGCGACATCTACGTGCGCGACGTCGGCTCGGTCGCGGTGTTCGCCACCCAATTGACCCTGCGCGCGACGATGGACGGCGCCGACTGGTCGGGCGACTATTGGGTGACCGACATCTGGCGCAAGGGCCGCGTCCGCCGCCAGTGGCGGATGGTCGAGCGGATCCTCTCCCGCCCCGACCCCGACCGCAAGTTCGCCACCGGGATCAAGTCGCTGCAATTGTGGCGGTAGGCGGCTAGGCCGCGGCTACGATCGCCGCCCATTCCGCCTCATCGACGACCGGAACGCCAAGCTCCGCGGCCTTCTTGAGCTTCGATCCCGCACCCGGCCCGGCGACCACCAGGTCGGTCTTGGCCGACACGCTCCCAGCCGCCCGCGCGCCGAGCCGTTCGGCCTGGGCCTTGGCCTCGTCGCGGCTCATCGTTTCGAGGCTGCCGGTGAACACGATGGTCTTGCCGGTCCACTCCGTCTGCCGCGTGTCGGACACGAACGCGGCGGGTTTCGCCAGCGCCAGCAATTGCGCCACCTCGTCGCGATTGTGCGGCTCGTGGAAGAAGTCGACGATCGCCCCCGCGACCACCGCGCCCACCCCCTCGACCGCGCTCAGCTCGCCCGCCGCGCTTTCGCTCCGCGCGACCCGCTCCAGCTCCTCGATCGTCCCGAACGCGCGCATCAGATCGCGCGCGGTGACCGCGCCGACGTGGCGGATGCCGAGCCCGAACAGCAGCCGCGCCGGGTCGAAGCCGATCTTGGCCTCGATCGCCGCCAGCAGATTGTCGACCGAGCGGTCCTTCCAGCCCTCGCGCCCGACCAGCTCGTCGCGGTGCGCCTTGAGCCGCCAGATGTCGGCCGGCCCGCCGAGCCAGCCTAGGGCGACGAACTCGGCGATGCTCTTCTCGCCGAGCCCCTCGATGTCCATCGCCCCGCGGCTGACGAAATGCTTCAGCCGCTCGATGCGCTGCGCCGGGCAGATCAACCCGCCGGTGCAGCGGACGTCGACCTCGCCTTCCTCGGCGACCGCCTCGCTGTCGCACATCGGGCAATGGTCGGGGAAATTATACGCCGCGCGCTTCTCGTCGCGGGTCAGATTCTCGACCACCTGCGGGATGACGTCACCGGCGCGCTGGATTCGCACGCGGTCGCCGATCCGGAGGCCCAATCGCGCGATCTCGTCGCGATTGTGGAGCGTGACGTTCTGCACGATCACGCCGCCGACCCCGACCGGCTTCAGGCGCCCGACCGGGGTAAGCTTGCCGGTCCGACCGACCTGGATCTCGATGTTCTCGAGCGTCGTCTCGGCCCGTTCGGCCGGGAATTTGTGCGCCAGCCCCCAGCGCGGCGCGCGGTTGGCAAAGCCAAGCCGTTCCTGCAGGTCGAGCCGGTCGACCTTGTAGACCACCCCGTCGATATCGAACGGCAGGTCGGCGCGCGCCTGCTCGATCCGCGCATAGTGCGCCAGCGCCGCGTCGACTGAAGCCACCCGCGTCAGCAGATCGCTGACCGGAAAGCCGAGCGACGACAGCCGCCGCATCGCATCCCACTGAGTCTCCGCCAGCGGCTCGCGGAGCTCGCCCCAGCCGTGCGCCAGGAACCTGAGCGGCCGCGCCGCGGTCACCGCCGGGTCCTTCTGCCGAAGCGACCCCGCCGCGGCATTGCGCGGATTGGCGAAAATCTTTCCCCCCGCCGCCTCCTGCCGCGCGTTGAGCGCGGCAAAATCGGCCTTCGACATATACACCTCGCCGCGCACCTCGATCACGCTCCTCCCCTCCCGCTTGCGGGAGGGGCCGGGGGTGGGCAGCTTTTGCGGCACATCCCTGATCGTCCGCACATTGGCGGTCACGTCCTCCCCGACTGACCCGTCGCCGCGTGTCGCCGCAAGCACCAGCTCCCCGTCCTCGTAGCGCAGCGAGCAGGACAGCCCGTCGATCTTCGGCTCGGCGGTCAGCGCCACCTCGGCGTCCGCGGACAGTGACAGGAACCGCCGGATCCGCCCCAGGAACTCCGCCACTTCCTCACTCGAGAACGCATTATCGAGGCTGAGCATCGGCCGCGCATGCGCCACCTTGGCGAGGCTCGCGGCCGGCGCCGCGCCGACCCGCTTCGAAGGCGAATCCGCCCGCACCAGTTGCGGAAACGCCGCCTCCAGCGCGCGGTTCTCGGCGATGAGCGCGTCATATTCGGAGTCCGAAATCTCCGGCGCATCCTCGCCATGATAGAGCCGGTCGTGCCGCGCGATCTCCCGCGCCAGCCGCATCAACCGGTTGGCCGCCTCGGCCTCGCTCATCCCCGCTGGGTCCACTAGCGAAGCGTCTCGGCGAGGAGATCGGTGAAGCTGTCCCAACTGCGCGCCGCCGCGACCTGGTTGTAGGTCACGCCCGGCACATTAAGTTCGTGCGCCGCGGGGTTGGTGAAGCCGTGCGCGACGTTGCCATAGGCGTGCACTTGCCAGTCGCAGCCGGCCGCGGTCAGCTCCTGGCCGAGCGCGACGACATCCTCGGGCGGCGCCATCGGGTCGTCCCAGCCGTGGAAGGCGGCGACCTTGGGCACGATCCGAGCCGTCTCGAAATTGGGCGGCTTGAGCAATCCGTGGAACACCGCAGCGACCTGGAAGTCCGCACCCGATCGCGCCAGGTCGAGCGCGCACAGCCCGCCGAAGCAAAACCCCATCACCGCCATGCGCGACCCATCCACCGCCGGCAGCGCGCGTGCGAATCCGAGGATCGCCGCCAGCCGCTTCACGTAAGCCAGGCGGTCGTCGAGATGACGGTTCATTTCCCCGAACATCGTGTCGCGGTCGCGCCCGATCAGCTCCGCCCCGAACGTGTCCGCCAGCACCACCGAATAACCCAGCGCGACCAGCCGCGCCCCATGATCCTCCTCGACCGGCCCGCGGTTCATCACGCTCGGGAAGATCACCACCCCCGGCCGCGCCGCCCCCCCGCCGTCGTCAAGCGCAAGATGCGACAGCGTCACACCATCGAAGCTGTGCGAATGGTCGGTACGATTGCTCATGCAGCCTCCAGCATACCTCCTCTCCCTTTAGGGGAGAGGAAGGGGCCCGCTCGGCGCAGCCGAGTGGGAAGGTGAGGGGGATAGCGCCGCGAGATAGGCCAGCACCCCATCGATGTTGCTCATTACGTCGGCATTGGTGACGCGAACAACCTGCATTCCCTGAGTCGCCAGCCATGCCGTGCGCCGCTCGTCGTATGCCTGTCGGGCGGCGTGGCTGTCCCCGTCGACTTCGACCACCAGCCGCGCATCCGGGCAATAGAAGTCGGCGATGAACGGGCCGAGCCAGACCTGACGACGGAACTTCATCCCTTGGAGCTGGCGATTTCGGAGGCGTTGCCACAGTCGTCGCTCTGCTGGCGTCGGATCGTGCCGAGCCTGACGGACGCGCCCTAAGGCCTCATCGGTCGGCGGACGCTTCACCCCCTCGCCCTTCCGCCGCTGCGCGGCTCCCTCCCTCTCCCCTTCAGGGAGAGGGTATTCATGCAGCCTCCAGCAGGCGCGCCGCCTGGGCGCGGGCTTCTTCGGTGATGTCGGCGCCCGACAGCATGCGCGCGATTTCCTCGCGGCGTTCGGCGTCGCTCAGTCGGCGGACGGAGGTGCGCGTGCCGCTTTCCCCATGCGCCTTCTCGATCCGGTAATGGTGCGCCGCCCGCGCCGCGACCTGCGGCGAGTGGGTGACCACCAGCACCTGCGCCCCGTCGGCCAGCCGCGCCAGCCGCTCGCCGATCGCGCTCGCCACCGCGCCACCGACTCCTCGATCAATCTCGTCGAAGATCATCGTCGCCGCCCCGCCCTCGTCGGCCAGCGCGACCTTCAGCGCCAGGATGAAGCGCGACAATTCGCCGCCCGAGGCGATTCGGGTCAGCGGCCCGAACGGCGCACCGGGGTTGGTCGAGACCTCGAACTCGACTCGGTCCTTGCCCGCGGGCCCCGCCTCGGCCTCGCTCAGCGCGGTCCGGAAGCGCGCCGAATCCAGCTTGAGCGGCGCCAGCTCTCCCGCCACCGCGCGGTCGAGCCGCTCCGCCGCCAGCCGCCGCTCTCCGCTCAGATCCTCCGCCAGCGCATCGAACCGCGCCCGCGCCTCGCCCAGCGCCTGCTCCAGCCCGGCGATCCGCTCGCTGCCGGCGTCGATCGCCTTGAGCCGCCCCGCCAGTTCCTCGCCATGCGCCGCCAATGCGTCCGCCTCGACCCGGTGCTTGCGCGCCAGCGCGCGAATGTCGAACAGCCGCGCCTCGGCCGCCTCGAGCCGTGTCGGGTCGAACGCCAGCGCCTCGGCCGCGCGCGCAATCCGGTCCTCGGCCTCGCTCGCCTCGATCAGCGCCCGGTCGAGCGATGCCAGCGCCTCGCCGAGCAATGCATGGTCCGCCGCCCCGCGCTCGATCCGCCGCGCCGCCTGGCGTAGCAGCGCCAGCGCGCCGTCCGACCCGCCGAGCAGTTCATCCAGCCCGGCCAGCGACTCGCCCGCCTTGGCCCCGGCCTGCATCGCTGCGCGCGCCTCGGCCAGTTCGCTCTCCTCGCCCGGCTGAGGCGCCAGCGCGGCAATCTCGCCGACCGAAAATTCGAGCCACTCGCGGTCGCGCGCAGCTGCCTCGGAGTCCGCGCGCGCCGCCTCGAGTTCCGCTTCCAGCCGCGCCACCTCGGCCCACGCCGCCGCCACCGGCGCGCCGTCGACCCGCGCGAACGAGTCGAGCAAAGCGCGGTGGCCCCTCGGATTGAGCAGTCCGCGATCGTCGTGCTGGCCGTGGATCTCGACCAGCCCGGCCGCAAGCTCCCGCAGCGTCGCGGCGTTGACGCTCGCCCCGCCCGCGAACGCCCGGCTGCCGCCATCCGATTTCAGCGTCCGGCGAACGATCAGCGGCTCGCCCGGCTCGATCTCGACGCCCTGCTCGGCGAGCAGCTCCAGCGCCGGATCGCCGGCCGCAAGCGCAAACTCCGCCGCCACCGCCGCCCCGGCCGCGCCGCTGCGCACCAGGCCCGCATCGGCCCTGCTGCCCAGCGCCAGCCCGAGGCTGTCGAGCAGGATCGACTTGCCCGCCCCGGTCTCGCCGGTCAGCACGCCAAGCCCCGCCTCGAACTCCAGTTCGAGCCGGTCGATCAGAACGACATTGTCGATCGACAGCTGCCTCAGCACCGGGGCGCCGCCGTGGTCACGCCTAGCTCTGCGGCGCGCCCTGGGGCACGTGCCGCTGGATCAGCCGGTAGCTGCGGTGATACCATTCGCTGCCCGGATAATTCCGCCCGAGCACCGCCGCCGCCTTCTGCGCTTCGCCCGGGATGCCGAGCGCGAGATAGGATTCGACCAGCCGCTGCAGCGCCTCGGGCGTGTGGCTGGTGGTCTGGTATTTGTCGATCACGGTGCGGAAGCGGATCGTCGCCGCCAGCCACTTGCCCTGGCGCTGGTAGAAGCGGCCGATCTCCATCTCCTTGCCGGCCAGGTGATCGTTGATGAGGTCGAGCTTCAGCCGGGCGTCGGTCGCGTAGCGGCTTCCCGGATAGCGCCGGGTCAGCTCGCCGAACGCATCGGCCGCCTGCTGGGTGATCTTCTGGTCGCGCCGCACGTCCTCGATCTGCTGGTAATAGGACATGGCGATCAAATAGTTGGCGTAGGGCGCGTCCTTGTTGCCCGGGTGGATCGTCAGGAACCGCCGCGCCGACGAGATCGCGTCGGGATATTGCTGCCCCATGTAATAGCTGAACGAGCTCATCAGCTGAGCGCGCCGCGCCCACACCGAATAGGGGTGCTGGCGCTCGACCTCGTCGAACAATTTGGCGGCAAGGATGTAATTGCCCTGGTCGAGGTAGCGCTTGGCCAGGCTGTAGAGCGTGTTGACGTCGCGCGCGACATAGCCGGTATCGTCGGCCTTGCCCTTGTTGCGCGCGCAGCCGGCGGCGGGAAGGACGAGTGCGGCGGCAATCAGCGGGAGCGCGAAACGCTTCAAATTCGACATGACGGACCTTCTAGCGTGGGGCTGGCAGCAGGCCAAGCGCCGTGATTGGCAATGGTTTCGTTCGATCGCTGGCCGAGCCCGCCTGAACCCGCAATGGCCGGCTCAGGCCGCCGCCGGCCGAGCCGCCGGATCATGGTCGTCGCCGCGCACGAAGCTGTCCGGCGTCACGCCCAGCCACACCAGGATCGGCGCCGAGATATAGATCGACGAATAGGTGCCGATGAACGTGCCGAGCAGAACCGCCAACGTGAGCCCGAAGATGACGTCCGGGCCGAGCACCAGCAGCACCGCCAGTGCGATCATGATCGACAGCGACGTCACCACCGTCCGGCTCAGCGTCTCGTTGAGCGACAGATTGAGCAGCGGGACCATCGCCATCTTGCGGAACTTGCGCAGATTCTCGCGGATGCGGTCGTAGATCACGACCGTGTCGTTGAGCGAATAGCCGACGATCGCAAGGAAGGCCGCAACGATGTTGAGGTCGACCTGGAGCTGGGTCAGCGCGAAAAAGCCGAGCACCACCGACACGTCGTGGAACAGGGTGACCAGCGCGCCCACGCCGAATTGCCATTCGAAGCGCACCCAGATGTAGATCGCGATCCCCAGCATCGCCAGCGTGATCGCCAGCGCGCCGTCCCACGCCAGCTCCTCGCTGACCTTGCCCGATACCGATTCCCCGGCGTCGACCCGGGCGCCCGGATATTCGCGCTCGAGCATGGTGCGCAGCTCGGTCACCGCCGCCGCCGCGGCGGTGTCCGGCCCGTCGGGGCGCGGAAGCCGGATCTGGTACGTCTTGGAGTCGCCGAATTCCTGGATGTTCGCGTCGCCAAGCTTTAGCGCCGCGACGTCGCCCCGCAGCTTCTCGATATCCACCGTCTGCGCGAATTCGGTCCGCACCACCTGCCCACCGACGAAGTCGATGCCCAGGTTCAGCCCGCGCACCGCGACCAGCGCCAGCGCCGCGATGGTCAGCAGGATCGACAGCACCAGCGCGATGTTGCGCACCCGCATGAAGTCGACATTGGTGTTGTCGGGGACCAGCTTGAGCAGTTTCATATGTGCAGCACCTTCGGCCGCTTGGCCTTGACCCAGCCGGCGACCAGCATCCGCGTGAAGTTGACCGCGGTGAACACCGAGGTGATGATCCCGATCATCAGCACTACCGCGAAGCCGCGGATCGGGCCCGAGCCGAAATACCACATCAGCACCGCGGCGATGGTGTTGGTGATGTTGGCGTCGAAGATCGCCGTCGACGCTTCCTTGTAGCCGGTCTCCAGCGCGTCGAGCAGCTTGCGGCCGCGCCGCTGCTCCTCGCGGATGCGCTCGTTGATCAGCACGTTGGCGTCGACCGCGGCGCCGATCGTCAGCACGAATCCGGCGATGCCGGGAAGCGTCAGCGCCGCCCCGAACACCGCCAGTCCGGCGAGGATCAGCAATGCGTTCACCAGCAGCGCGGCGGTCGCATAGACCCCGAAGCGGCCATAGGTCACCAGCATGAAGATGATCACCGCCAGCGTCGCGGCGATGCTGGCCAGGGTCCCCTTCTCGATCGAATCGCGGCCGAGCTCGGCGCTCACCGTGCGCTCTTCGATCACGTCGAGCTTGACCGGCAATTTACCCGAGGCGAGCGCGACCGCCAGCTGGGCCGCGCTCTCGACCGTGAAATTGCCGCTGATCTGCGCCTGGCCGCCTAAAATCGGCTCGTTGATGTTCGGCGCGGAGAGCACCTTGTCGTCGAGGATAATCGCGAACGGCTTGTTGACGTTCTCCTGAGTCACCCGCCCGAAGCGCCGCGCACCGGCATTGTTGAAGGTGATCGAGACCACCGCATTGCCGTCCTGGTCGAAGCTCTGGGTGGCGTTGATCAATTGGTCGCCCGAGACCATCGCCCGCCGCTTGACCGCGATCCGCCCGGTCCCATCGGCCATCGGCAGCAGCTGGCTGCCCGGCGGCGCCCGGCCGGCGGCGATGTCGTCCGGAGTGGCGTCGAGGTCGACCAGCTTGAACTCTAGCCGGGCGGTCTGGCCGATCAGGGCCTTGAGCGCATCGGGATCCTCGACCCCCGGCACCGCGACCAGGATCCGCCGCTGGCCCTGGTTGACCACGGTCACTTCCTTGGTCCCGCTCGGGTCGACCCGGCGGCGCACCACGTCGCGCGCCACGGTCATCGAATCCTTGAGCGCGGTCGCCGCCCCCTGCTTGGTCGGGGTCATCACGATCCGCGTCGAATCGATCACCTGCACGTCCCAGTCGCGCTGGCCGGTGAGGCCCGCCGGCTGCGACAGCGCGCGCAGCCGCTCGACCGCGGCATCGAGCTGGGTCGGGTCGCGCACCATGAAGCTCAGCTTACCGCCGCTCGTCGAAACGTCGCCGATCGCGATCCGCGGCTGGCCGCGGCGAAGCTCGGTGGTGACTTCCTCTTCCTTGGCCTGGAGCCGCTGCCGCGCGGCGTCGGCGACATCGGCCTCGAGCAGCAGCTGGCTACCGCCGGCGAGGTCGAGGCCGAGGCTGATGCGCGGGCTCGGCACCCAGCCCGGCCATTGGTCGACCTG of Sphingomonas mesophila contains these proteins:
- a CDS encoding nuclear transport factor 2 family protein, which codes for MANLMPIIETLEARWMRAWASGDMKTLKALTARNFRLVMGSRPAAILDSPSWLEAARDRFLCDSYRFGDIYVRDVGSVAVFATQLTLRATMDGADWSGDYWVTDIWRKGRVRRQWRMVERILSRPDPDRKFATGIKSLQLWR
- the ligA gene encoding NAD-dependent DNA ligase LigA, which gives rise to MSEAEAANRLMRLAREIARHDRLYHGEDAPEISDSEYDALIAENRALEAAFPQLVRADSPSKRVGAAPAASLAKVAHARPMLSLDNAFSSEEVAEFLGRIRRFLSLSADAEVALTAEPKIDGLSCSLRYEDGELVLAATRGDGSVGEDVTANVRTIRDVPQKLPTPGPSRKREGRSVIEVRGEVYMSKADFAALNARQEAAGGKIFANPRNAAAGSLRQKDPAVTAARPLRFLAHGWGELREPLAETQWDAMRRLSSLGFPVSDLLTRVASVDAALAHYARIEQARADLPFDIDGVVYKVDRLDLQERLGFANRAPRWGLAHKFPAERAETTLENIEIQVGRTGKLTPVGRLKPVGVGGVIVQNVTLHNRDEIARLGLRIGDRVRIQRAGDVIPQVVENLTRDEKRAAYNFPDHCPMCDSEAVAEEGEVDVRCTGGLICPAQRIERLKHFVSRGAMDIEGLGEKSIAEFVALGWLGGPADIWRLKAHRDELVGREGWKDRSVDNLLAAIEAKIGFDPARLLFGLGIRHVGAVTARDLMRAFGTIEELERVARSESAAGELSAVEGVGAVVAGAIVDFFHEPHNRDEVAQLLALAKPAAFVSDTRQTEWTGKTIVFTGSLETMSRDEAKAQAERLGARAAGSVSAKTDLVVAGPGAGSKLKKAAELGVPVVDEAEWAAIVAAA
- a CDS encoding dienelactone hydrolase family protein encodes the protein MSNRTDHSHSFDGVTLSHLALDDGGGAARPGVVIFPSVMNRGPVEEDHGARLVALGYSVVLADTFGAELIGRDRDTMFGEMNRHLDDRLAYVKRLAAILGFARALPAVDGSRMAVMGFCFGGLCALDLARSGADFQVAAVFHGLLKPPNFETARIVPKVAAFHGWDDPMAPPEDVVALGQELTAAGCDWQVHAYGNVAHGFTNPAAHELNVPGVTYNQVAAARSWDSFTDLLAETLR
- a CDS encoding endonuclease domain-containing protein, producing the protein MKRPPTDEALGRVRQARHDPTPAERRLWQRLRNRQLQGMKFRRQVWLGPFIADFYCPDARLVVEVDGDSHAARQAYDERRTAWLATQGMQVVRVTNADVMSNIDGVLAYLAALSPSPSHSAAPSGPLPLP
- the recN gene encoding DNA repair protein RecN, coding for MLRQLSIDNVVLIDRLELEFEAGLGVLTGETGAGKSILLDSLGLALGSRADAGLVRSGAAGAAVAAEFALAAGDPALELLAEQGVEIEPGEPLIVRRTLKSDGGSRAFAGGASVNAATLRELAAGLVEIHGQHDDRGLLNPRGHRALLDSFARVDGAPVAAAWAEVARLEAELEAARADSEAAARDREWLEFSVGEIAALAPQPGEESELAEARAAMQAGAKAGESLAGLDELLGGSDGALALLRQAARRIERGAADHALLGEALASLDRALIEASEAEDRIARAAEALAFDPTRLEAAEARLFDIRALARKHRVEADALAAHGEELAGRLKAIDAGSERIAGLEQALGEARARFDALAEDLSGERRLAAERLDRAVAGELAPLKLDSARFRTALSEAEAGPAGKDRVEFEVSTNPGAPFGPLTRIASGGELSRFILALKVALADEGGAATMIFDEIDRGVGGAVASAIGERLARLADGAQVLVVTHSPQVAARAAHHYRIEKAHGESGTRTSVRRLSDAERREEIARMLSGADITEEARAQAARLLEAA
- a CDS encoding outer membrane protein assembly factor BamD, translating into MSNLKRFALPLIAAALVLPAAGCARNKGKADDTGYVARDVNTLYSLAKRYLDQGNYILAAKLFDEVERQHPYSVWARRAQLMSSFSYYMGQQYPDAISSARRFLTIHPGNKDAPYANYLIAMSYYQQIEDVRRDQKITQQAADAFGELTRRYPGSRYATDARLKLDLINDHLAGKEMEIGRFYQRQGKWLAATIRFRTVIDKYQTTSHTPEALQRLVESYLALGIPGEAQKAAAVLGRNYPGSEWYHRSYRLIQRHVPQGAPQS
- the secF gene encoding protein translocase subunit SecF produces the protein MKLLKLVPDNTNVDFMRVRNIALVLSILLTIAALALVAVRGLNLGIDFVGGQVVRTEFAQTVDIEKLRGDVAALKLGDANIQEFGDSKTYQIRLPRPDGPDTAAAAAVTELRTMLEREYPGARVDAGESVSGKVSEELAWDGALAITLAMLGIAIYIWVRFEWQFGVGALVTLFHDVSVVLGFFALTQLQVDLNIVAAFLAIVGYSLNDTVVIYDRIRENLRKFRKMAMVPLLNLSLNETLSRTVVTSLSIMIALAVLLVLGPDVIFGLTLAVLLGTFIGTYSSIYISAPILVWLGVTPDSFVRGDDHDPAARPAAA
- the secD gene encoding protein translocase subunit SecD, whose protein sequence is MLDFPRWKKLGIWAVVLIGILLAIPSMVPKSQVDQWPGWVPSPRISLGLDLAGGSQLLLEADVADAARQRLQAKEEEVTTELRRGQPRIAIGDVSTSGGKLSFMVRDPTQLDAAVERLRALSQPAGLTGQRDWDVQVIDSTRIVMTPTKQGAATALKDSMTVARDVVRRRVDPSGTKEVTVVNQGQRRILVAVPGVEDPDALKALIGQTARLEFKLVDLDATPDDIAAGRAPPGSQLLPMADGTGRIAVKRRAMVSGDQLINATQSFDQDGNAVVSITFNNAGARRFGRVTQENVNKPFAIILDDKVLSAPNINEPILGGQAQISGNFTVESAAQLAVALASGKLPVKLDVIEERTVSAELGRDSIEKGTLASIAATLAVIIFMLVTYGRFGVYATAALLVNALLILAGLAVFGAALTLPGIAGFVLTIGAAVDANVLINERIREEQRRGRKLLDALETGYKEASTAIFDANITNTIAAVLMWYFGSGPIRGFAVVLMIGIITSVFTAVNFTRMLVAGWVKAKRPKVLHI